A region of Jonquetella anthropi DSM 22815 DNA encodes the following proteins:
- the coaD gene encoding pantetheine-phosphate adenylyltransferase encodes MSSQLRAIYPGSFDPITNGHVFIAERAAALFEELYVSILVNPQKKSAFSIEERQEMAQEALSHLPNVRVNAFEGLLVDFMRQIQCRVVVRGLRALSDFEYEFQMAQMNRQLAPEIETLFIVTEARYSYLSSHAVKDVFRFGGAVQNMVPPGVYRRLRERFLPFRGTDRQE; translated from the coding sequence GTGTCCAGTCAGCTGAGGGCCATCTATCCGGGCTCGTTCGACCCGATTACCAACGGCCACGTGTTCATTGCCGAGCGCGCCGCCGCCTTGTTTGAAGAACTGTACGTGTCGATTCTGGTCAACCCGCAGAAAAAATCGGCGTTCAGCATCGAGGAGCGGCAGGAAATGGCTCAAGAAGCGCTGAGCCACCTGCCGAACGTGAGGGTGAACGCCTTTGAAGGGCTGCTTGTCGACTTCATGCGTCAAATTCAGTGCCGGGTTGTCGTCCGAGGCTTGCGGGCTCTATCCGACTTCGAGTACGAGTTTCAGATGGCCCAGATGAACCGCCAGCTGGCGCCTGAAATTGAAACGCTCTTTATCGTCACCGAGGCCCGTTACTCCTACCTGTCCAGTCACGCCGTCAAGGACGTGTTTCGGTTCGGCGGCGCCGTGCAGAACATGGTTCCTCCGGGCGTTTACCGCCGTCTTCGCGAGAGGTTTCTGCCGTTCAGGGGCACGGATCGGCAAGAATAA
- a CDS encoding acetate kinase, giving the protein MKILVINCGSSSLKYQLFDMADESVLAKGLVERIGIDGSRLKHTRTGQEAVLVEQPIPDHKVAVSLVLKALLDKQHGAIKSLDELGAVGHRVVHAGEKFSCSVRLDDAVMAALKECIPLAPLHNPANIIGIEAISASLPNVPQVGVFDTAFHQTMPDYAYMYAVPYGYYKDAKVRRYGFHGTSHLFVSHRAAEILGKPIQDLKIVTCHLGNGSSVTAVKNGKSVDTSMGFTPVAGLVMGTRCGDVDPSVVTYIAAKEGAEKADKILNKESGLQGISGKSSDMRDIEEGMKAGDARCTLAYNMLCYGIRKYIGAYAAAMGGIDVLVFTAGIGENSPEVRASVAEGLEFLGIKVDAAKNDFRGKERIISPEGAPVTVMVVPTNEELVIARDTLRIISGR; this is encoded by the coding sequence ATGAAGATTTTGGTTATCAACTGCGGCAGCTCGTCTCTGAAGTACCAGCTTTTCGACATGGCCGACGAAAGCGTGCTGGCCAAAGGGCTCGTTGAGCGAATCGGTATCGACGGTTCACGGCTCAAGCACACCCGGACGGGGCAGGAAGCCGTTCTGGTTGAACAGCCTATTCCGGATCACAAAGTCGCCGTCTCGCTGGTGCTCAAAGCCCTGTTGGATAAACAGCACGGGGCGATCAAGAGCCTTGACGAACTGGGCGCAGTCGGCCACCGAGTCGTTCACGCCGGAGAAAAATTCTCCTGCTCCGTTCGCTTGGACGACGCCGTCATGGCGGCCCTGAAAGAGTGCATTCCCCTGGCGCCCCTTCACAACCCGGCCAACATCATCGGCATCGAAGCCATCAGCGCCTCCCTGCCGAACGTGCCTCAGGTCGGCGTGTTCGACACCGCGTTCCACCAGACCATGCCCGACTACGCGTACATGTACGCCGTTCCCTACGGGTATTACAAAGACGCGAAAGTTCGCCGCTACGGCTTCCACGGCACGAGCCACCTGTTTGTGTCCCATCGGGCCGCAGAGATTCTCGGCAAGCCGATCCAGGACCTCAAAATCGTCACCTGCCATCTGGGCAACGGCAGCTCGGTCACGGCGGTCAAAAACGGCAAGAGCGTTGACACGTCCATGGGCTTCACCCCTGTCGCCGGCCTCGTCATGGGCACCCGCTGCGGCGACGTTGACCCGTCCGTCGTCACCTACATTGCCGCCAAAGAAGGCGCCGAAAAGGCTGACAAGATTCTCAACAAAGAGAGCGGACTGCAGGGCATTTCCGGCAAAAGCAGCGACATGCGGGACATCGAAGAGGGCATGAAGGCCGGCGACGCTCGGTGCACGCTCGCTTACAACATGCTCTGCTACGGCATCCGCAAGTACATCGGCGCCTACGCGGCCGCCATGGGCGGCATTGACGTTCTGGTGTTCACCGCCGGCATCGGCGAGAACAGCCCGGAAGTCCGCGCGTCCGTTGCCGAAGGGCTGGAATTTTTGGGAATCAAAGTCGATGCGGCCAAGAACGACTTCCGCGGCAAAGAGCGGATCATCAGCCCCGAGGGCGCGCCTGTGACCGTCATGGTGGTTCCCACCAATGAAGAGCTGGTCATTGCCCGGGACACCCTGCGGATCATCTCCGGACGGTAG
- a CDS encoding AIR synthase family protein — protein sequence MSGIVDRVGKLPPDVLQQSVLRWTGAPRPEVRVGPGLGEDAAVIDWPAGRRLVVTSDPIVGASNGAGRYLVQVNANDIACKGGDPAFLVVTLIVPVKLGRNWASEVMEQVDQACRELNVAVVGGHTELTDRYDWPVIVGTMIGTTEWDLQAGRIRPGDRLIITKHLGLEGMAILASDRPDLLKPSMTSEEIAQTADWRGRLSVLPESKILRSRAHFMHDPTEGGFLGGLTEISRLGGLAVHLDWDALPLHPLTRRAADALGFDPLKLISSGALLAVVPENDAAELMGELKRSGIEAALVGEVTEGTNNWEPSADEELWGLLVRA from the coding sequence ATGAGCGGGATAGTGGATCGGGTTGGCAAGCTGCCGCCGGACGTCCTCCAACAGTCCGTTCTTCGCTGGACTGGCGCGCCTCGGCCCGAGGTTCGCGTTGGTCCGGGGCTTGGAGAGGACGCGGCGGTTATCGACTGGCCGGCGGGCCGCCGGCTCGTCGTGACTAGCGACCCTATTGTGGGCGCGTCAAACGGCGCCGGGCGGTATCTCGTCCAAGTCAACGCCAATGATATCGCCTGCAAAGGCGGGGATCCGGCCTTTTTGGTCGTCACGCTGATCGTCCCGGTCAAACTGGGGCGGAACTGGGCGTCGGAGGTCATGGAGCAGGTCGATCAGGCCTGCCGGGAGCTCAACGTGGCGGTGGTGGGCGGACACACCGAGCTGACAGACCGATATGACTGGCCGGTGATCGTCGGAACCATGATCGGGACAACCGAGTGGGACCTTCAGGCGGGCCGGATTCGGCCCGGCGACAGGCTGATCATCACCAAGCACTTGGGACTTGAGGGAATGGCGATTCTCGCGTCCGATCGGCCGGATCTGTTAAAACCGTCGATGACGTCAGAGGAAATCGCTCAGACAGCAGACTGGCGCGGCCGTCTTTCCGTGCTGCCCGAGTCCAAAATCCTGCGCTCTCGGGCGCATTTTATGCACGATCCGACCGAAGGCGGTTTCTTGGGCGGCCTGACGGAAATCAGCCGCCTCGGCGGGCTGGCAGTTCATCTGGACTGGGACGCTCTGCCGCTTCACCCGCTGACCCGGCGGGCGGCGGACGCTCTGGGGTTTGACCCGCTCAAGCTCATCTCGTCGGGTGCGCTGCTGGCCGTGGTTCCGGAAAACGACGCCGCTGAGCTGATGGGTGAACTGAAGCGGTCGGGCATTGAAGCTGCCCTCGTGGGCGAGGTCACCGAAGGGACGAACAACTGGGAGCCGTCGGCGGATGAAGAACTCTGGGGGCTGTTGGTCAGAGCCTGA
- a CDS encoding nucleoside kinase has protein sequence MPITVEFPSQNSVQLNQPILGTELFALYPPARPAVAMRVNHYLRPLSWQIDADAAVTPVDTSTFEGVWVYRNTLSFALIMACHRALGKGLTVRHSISDALYWVFNDGTAMTPSDVASIDAELRRLVAADMPIQREILSLDKVVRIFNAQGKQDTAKLLALTAVDPVEVYRSADLYCCFYGPLMPSMGELDRFSVEPLEDGLALRFPTVASPDGLPAYTPLPKVSRVFSEFGNWLKTIGVTTMADLFDVVNSGGDADVVLLAEALHSQRFAQLAEEIVKDPERRMVAIAGPSSAGKTTSAQRLKIQLRITGALPVTLSLDDYYLDEITTVDEHGEPDFESIEALDLERLEKDLQSLVEGRPTKVPIFDFTRHRRSGERTVSLGDKGILVMEGLHALNDRLVGMIKAEQRFGLFVAPMTGVSLDGHNRTSTTDNRLLRRMVRDYMTRGYSPEETLKVWPSVIRGGNKYIFPYQQNADAMFNSVLFYELAVLKSLVEPLLRRIEDSSPVYGEAQRLLGILRFVPVLSAHLVPNNSVLREFIGGSVVAI, from the coding sequence ATGCCCATCACAGTAGAATTTCCGTCGCAGAACAGCGTTCAGCTCAACCAACCGATCTTGGGGACGGAGTTGTTCGCGCTGTACCCACCGGCTCGTCCGGCTGTCGCGATGCGGGTCAACCATTATCTGAGGCCTCTCAGCTGGCAGATAGACGCTGACGCCGCTGTGACGCCAGTGGACACCAGCACGTTTGAGGGCGTTTGGGTGTACCGAAACACTTTGAGCTTCGCGCTGATTATGGCCTGTCACCGCGCTCTCGGCAAAGGGCTGACCGTGCGGCACTCGATCAGCGACGCGCTGTACTGGGTCTTTAACGACGGCACGGCGATGACCCCGTCGGACGTCGCCTCGATTGACGCGGAACTCAGACGGCTTGTCGCCGCCGATATGCCGATTCAGCGCGAGATCCTTTCGCTCGACAAGGTCGTCCGCATCTTCAACGCCCAAGGAAAGCAGGACACGGCCAAGCTTTTGGCCCTGACGGCCGTCGATCCGGTCGAAGTTTACCGCAGCGCCGACCTGTACTGTTGTTTCTACGGCCCCCTGATGCCCTCGATGGGTGAGCTGGACCGTTTTTCCGTTGAGCCGCTGGAGGACGGCCTGGCGCTTCGGTTCCCGACGGTCGCCTCGCCCGACGGTCTGCCGGCGTATACGCCGCTTCCCAAGGTCAGCCGGGTGTTCAGCGAGTTCGGCAACTGGCTGAAAACCATCGGCGTTACGACCATGGCCGATCTGTTCGACGTGGTTAATTCGGGCGGCGACGCGGACGTGGTTCTGTTGGCCGAGGCGCTCCACTCTCAGCGGTTCGCTCAGCTGGCCGAGGAGATCGTCAAAGACCCTGAAAGGCGTATGGTAGCCATCGCCGGGCCTTCCAGCGCCGGCAAAACGACGTCGGCTCAACGCCTCAAAATTCAGCTCCGAATCACCGGCGCTCTGCCGGTTACGCTGTCTTTGGACGACTATTACTTGGACGAGATCACCACGGTGGACGAGCACGGCGAGCCCGACTTTGAGTCCATCGAGGCTCTGGACTTGGAGCGGCTGGAAAAGGACCTCCAGTCGCTGGTCGAGGGCCGTCCCACGAAAGTTCCGATTTTCGACTTTACCCGTCACCGCCGAAGCGGCGAGCGGACCGTCTCGTTGGGCGACAAAGGCATTCTCGTGATGGAAGGCCTCCACGCGCTGAACGATCGGTTAGTTGGCATGATCAAGGCCGAACAGCGTTTTGGGCTGTTTGTGGCCCCCATGACCGGGGTCAGCCTTGACGGGCACAACCGGACGAGCACGACCGACAACCGGCTACTGCGCCGAATGGTGCGCGACTACATGACGCGCGGCTACTCGCCGGAGGAAACGCTCAAAGTGTGGCCGTCGGTTATTCGGGGCGGCAACAAGTACATCTTCCCGTACCAGCAGAACGCCGACGCTATGTTCAACTCCGTGCTGTTCTACGAATTGGCGGTGCTGAAATCGCTGGTTGAGCCCCTGCTTCGCCGCATCGAGGACAGCTCGCCGGTCTACGGCGAAGCCCAGCGCCTGCTGGGCATTCTGCGCTTTGTCCCCGTGCTGTCGGCTCATCTGGTGCCCAACAACTCGGTGCTGCGCGAGTTCATCGGCGGCAGCGTCGTCGCCATTTAG
- a CDS encoding M24 family metallopeptidase produces MEHIWARIGELRRNLAERKLDALVLIDAEKLGWVNAFYYSGYQGTSATVVITHDRAILATDSRYTLQASETSPLELQTQKTGENHAVTVKRLVGELGLKRCGFDGAALSASTFIQLSELPVQWEDCSSMITAQRRHKDAGEIALIRRAADIAAGAYLAALKTVRPGMKEAELAKIIELEIAKLDGEGVWHDGGMIVASGVRSALPHGRASKKTMQLGEQVTVDYGSIYGAYQSDITRNFSLGPVADAEFLKIHDVLLEAHNTAAAALKPGVIGRDIDAIARNIIARAGYGQYFGHGLGHSFGLEIHENPRLSPAYGEELREGDVITVEPGIYIPGRGGLRLEDDYLITASGAERLSSALPQEFIHLSL; encoded by the coding sequence TTGGAACACATTTGGGCACGGATCGGCGAACTGCGCCGGAACTTGGCTGAACGGAAGCTGGACGCGCTGGTACTGATTGACGCGGAAAAGCTGGGGTGGGTGAACGCTTTCTACTACAGCGGATATCAGGGCACCAGCGCGACAGTCGTCATCACTCATGATCGGGCAATTTTGGCGACCGACTCCCGATACACCCTTCAGGCCAGCGAGACGTCGCCTCTGGAGCTTCAGACCCAAAAAACAGGCGAAAACCACGCCGTTACCGTCAAGCGTTTGGTCGGCGAGCTCGGGCTGAAGCGCTGTGGTTTTGACGGAGCCGCCCTGTCCGCGTCGACCTTCATTCAACTCTCCGAGCTTCCCGTTCAGTGGGAAGACTGCAGCAGCATGATTACCGCCCAGCGGCGCCACAAGGACGCCGGCGAAATTGCCCTGATTCGTCGGGCCGCTGACATCGCGGCCGGCGCGTATCTGGCGGCGCTTAAAACCGTCCGTCCGGGCATGAAGGAGGCTGAGCTGGCTAAAATTATCGAATTGGAAATCGCGAAGCTGGACGGCGAAGGCGTCTGGCACGACGGCGGCATGATCGTGGCTTCGGGCGTGCGGAGTGCCCTGCCTCACGGCAGAGCGTCGAAAAAAACGATGCAGTTGGGCGAGCAGGTAACAGTTGACTACGGCTCGATATACGGCGCGTATCAAAGCGACATCACCCGCAACTTCTCGCTCGGCCCTGTGGCCGACGCCGAGTTCCTCAAGATTCACGATGTGCTGTTGGAAGCGCACAACACCGCGGCTGCGGCATTGAAGCCCGGCGTCATCGGCCGGGATATTGACGCGATCGCCCGGAACATCATCGCCCGGGCCGGGTACGGCCAGTACTTCGGGCACGGACTGGGGCACAGCTTCGGGCTGGAAATTCACGAGAACCCACGCCTGTCCCCTGCTTACGGGGAAGAGCTGCGGGAAGGCGACGTGATCACCGTCGAGCCGGGCATTTATATCCCCGGTCGGGGCGGCCTGAGGCTGGAAGACGACTACCTGATCACGGCGAGCGGGGCCGAACGGCTCAGCAGCGCTCTGCCGCAGGAATTTATTCACCTGAGCCTGTAG
- a CDS encoding LacI family DNA-binding transcriptional regulator: protein MDKVTMSQVAEAAGVNKATVSRALRGDRRISEATHARVWAAARRLGYERNALASGLSSRHSGVVGLVLASLRPSWTGALISGVSRVLARARVDLLISSIDGNGRGASTVLRRMTSRRVDGLIWLGPWADGETVDVPAVFLGDGAPLGGCQIGTDREELLRQVRTLANGRPILYRQGPNASFCFLEELAAADGAAEGAPLVIWDGLSSPIEGERPELACVPQGAWDWNAPWRVELPAAELGVLSGRLLLNCVFGRGCRPAKVSVRPNLVSRVGTSEAEGDVG from the coding sequence GTGGATAAGGTGACCATGTCTCAGGTTGCCGAAGCGGCTGGGGTCAACAAGGCGACAGTCAGCCGCGCTCTGCGGGGCGACCGGCGCATTTCCGAGGCGACTCACGCTCGCGTCTGGGCGGCGGCCCGCCGCCTCGGCTACGAGAGAAACGCCTTGGCCAGCGGTCTGTCCAGTCGGCACAGCGGCGTCGTTGGGCTTGTTTTGGCGTCGCTTCGTCCGTCATGGACTGGCGCTCTGATTTCCGGCGTCTCGCGAGTGCTGGCTCGCGCCCGCGTTGACCTGCTGATCAGCTCCATAGACGGCAACGGGCGAGGGGCTTCGACGGTCCTGCGCCGCATGACGTCCCGCCGGGTTGATGGCCTGATCTGGCTCGGCCCTTGGGCTGACGGCGAAACCGTTGACGTTCCGGCGGTGTTCCTGGGCGACGGCGCTCCGCTTGGCGGCTGTCAGATCGGCACCGACAGGGAAGAACTGCTCCGGCAGGTGCGGACGCTGGCCAACGGACGGCCGATCCTGTACCGACAGGGGCCGAACGCTTCGTTCTGTTTTCTTGAGGAACTTGCTGCGGCCGACGGCGCTGCAGAGGGGGCTCCTCTTGTCATTTGGGATGGGCTGTCCAGCCCGATCGAAGGCGAACGGCCAGAGCTGGCTTGCGTTCCTCAGGGAGCTTGGGATTGGAACGCTCCATGGCGTGTCGAGCTGCCCGCCGCGGAGCTTGGCGTGCTGTCCGGCCGGCTGCTGCTGAACTGCGTCTTCGGCCGGGGCTGCAGGCCGGCGAAAGTTTCGGTTCGGCCCAACTTGGTCTCCCGCGTGGGGACAAGCGAGGCGGAAGGAGATGTGGGGTAG
- a CDS encoding RsmD family RNA methyltransferase, giving the protein MRPTTGKTLLALASILGPMSGRRFLDLFSGSGRVAETMRDRGADVVTVETVRSRAAAIQARLGNNSHLCLALDVRRALKWLSKHAQTFDVIFADPPYNAGWMETLPGILAGYPELLRDGGCVILEHQADESVHLEKTAWVQTDERRYGISCLTFLRRRGEGE; this is encoded by the coding sequence ATGAGGCCCACGACGGGCAAAACGCTTTTGGCTCTTGCCAGCATTTTAGGGCCTATGAGCGGTCGCCGTTTCCTCGACCTGTTTTCCGGATCAGGCCGCGTCGCCGAGACCATGAGGGACCGAGGTGCCGACGTCGTGACGGTGGAAACCGTTCGGAGCCGGGCGGCGGCGATACAGGCGCGGCTGGGGAACAACAGCCACCTCTGCTTAGCTCTCGACGTCCGTCGGGCGCTCAAGTGGCTCTCAAAACACGCACAGACGTTTGACGTCATCTTCGCCGATCCGCCCTACAACGCCGGGTGGATGGAGACGCTGCCGGGCATTCTGGCCGGGTATCCGGAGCTCCTTCGCGACGGCGGGTGCGTCATTTTGGAACATCAAGCCGACGAAAGCGTTCACTTAGAGAAAACGGCATGGGTACAGACCGACGAGCGTCGGTACGGGATCAGCTGTCTGACGTTCCTGCGCCGCCGCGGAGAGGGGGAGTGA
- the trmB gene encoding tRNA (guanosine(46)-N7)-methyltransferase TrmB: MRRGEILLSPDAGAQLPELTPPVIAEIGFGNGEFMTHLASRRPDATVVGLEVSMTCVEKALTRVRRQGLPNVRILLGDARFLLRECFPDGTFERIYMSFPCPWPKERHAKRRVTAEGFSSTLAAVLALGGVFELATDEGWYADEVASVLGSHPALSLEKRLLNHRREITTKYEKRWLEEGKDIHHLYFVKKAPWTVQRLTGPKGEDAMHVHVPGSSFDPDALAQAVRGRVGRTGEAGGEQSGFWAFHSVWTGEDAALVEAICTDDGFEQKFYFKVVRRDDGLLVKLDGIHLPYLTPSVRGALADLAGLVS, translated from the coding sequence GTGAGACGGGGAGAAATTCTCCTGTCGCCGGACGCTGGAGCCCAGCTGCCCGAGCTGACGCCGCCGGTCATCGCTGAGATTGGCTTCGGCAACGGTGAGTTTATGACCCACCTCGCTTCCCGCCGCCCGGACGCGACGGTGGTGGGCTTGGAAGTTTCCATGACCTGCGTCGAAAAAGCCCTGACGCGGGTGCGGCGTCAGGGCTTGCCAAACGTTCGTATTCTTTTAGGGGACGCCCGGTTTCTCCTTCGGGAGTGCTTTCCCGACGGGACGTTCGAGAGAATTTACATGAGCTTCCCGTGCCCGTGGCCAAAAGAACGGCACGCCAAACGCCGCGTCACGGCGGAAGGTTTCTCTTCCACGCTGGCGGCGGTTCTCGCTTTAGGCGGCGTCTTTGAGCTGGCCACCGACGAAGGCTGGTACGCCGACGAAGTGGCGTCCGTCTTGGGCTCTCACCCGGCGCTGTCGCTTGAAAAACGCCTTCTGAACCACCGGCGGGAAATCACCACAAAATACGAGAAGCGCTGGCTGGAAGAGGGCAAGGACATTCACCATCTGTATTTCGTCAAAAAAGCTCCCTGGACGGTTCAGCGGCTGACAGGGCCGAAAGGAGAAGACGCGATGCACGTTCACGTTCCCGGAAGCTCGTTCGATCCGGACGCGTTGGCTCAGGCAGTCCGCGGTCGGGTAGGCCGCACAGGCGAAGCCGGCGGGGAACAGTCCGGCTTTTGGGCGTTCCATTCCGTCTGGACGGGAGAGGACGCCGCGCTGGTCGAGGCGATCTGCACCGACGACGGGTTTGAGCAGAAATTTTACTTTAAAGTCGTTCGTCGGGACGACGGCCTGCTGGTGAAGCTCGACGGGATACACCTGCCGTACTTGACGCCGTCCGTGAGAGGAGCCTTGGCCGATCTAGCCGGTCTGGTGTCGTAA
- a CDS encoding YceD family protein, producing MTEERHEAWHAPALFPDEAPGSENSFQWNLGLAEPITVGGAEYSLSEPAQITAKMSRQNGSVLLILSLSCRIITPCRRCLRQVGVAIQDDFMYSFILRSDVLGEESSAGSGAGDEAVLVPVARLTGPIDLGDLAWECFICSLPPYVSCEGGCEDAVERYGSTADPRMQVFADLFKAEKEGTSNGNPEG from the coding sequence ATGACTGAGGAACGGCACGAAGCCTGGCACGCGCCGGCCCTCTTTCCGGACGAGGCGCCGGGATCCGAAAATTCTTTTCAGTGGAACCTCGGCTTGGCAGAGCCGATAACGGTTGGCGGCGCTGAGTATTCGCTGAGCGAACCGGCCCAAATCACCGCCAAAATGAGCCGTCAGAACGGCTCGGTTCTCTTGATCCTGTCACTGTCCTGCCGAATTATCACCCCATGCCGGAGATGTCTCCGTCAAGTTGGTGTTGCAATTCAGGACGACTTCATGTATTCTTTTATCTTGCGATCCGACGTACTTGGAGAGGAAAGCTCCGCCGGCTCAGGGGCCGGTGATGAGGCTGTACTCGTCCCGGTCGCTCGGCTAACTGGCCCGATAGACCTCGGCGATCTGGCATGGGAGTGCTTCATCTGCTCGCTGCCGCCCTACGTTTCGTGTGAAGGCGGCTGTGAAGATGCGGTTGAGCGCTACGGCTCCACGGCCGACCCCAGAATGCAGGTCTTCGCCGATCTTTTCAAAGCGGAAAAGGAGGGAACGAGTAATGGCAACCCCGAAGGGTAA
- a CDS encoding nucleotidyltransferase family protein, with amino-acid sequence MEPVVGIVAEYNPFHFGHARQIEQLKRQTVVNATIAVMSGYFTQRGLPAVAAPHKRAEAAVRCGIDLVIELPLPFCSFNAGVFAAGAVKLLQATGVVTALSFGMETPGEPLRETASILVHESAAFKAALRQNLDSGASYAVSRAQAAQAELGRPSPLFSSPNNLLALSYVEAALRQGWNPDLFPIQREGAGYSDSRPCGRLSSAAAVRALLAENRTDEALVCVPAPSAEILKCCLRGGRAVTDTKRYWTALKVLLHRETSESLQSYAEFGEGIENALLDAYEDAPTVEELVERLSTRRYPRTRLFRQLLYVFLGLKQPENKAFQSAGPQWIRPLAASPNGRRLLAQMRDAAHLPVVSRLGDVPHSDIAQSMALLGLRGAKLWEELTDAPRSRDVLKEHFILADPCP; translated from the coding sequence ATGGAACCTGTGGTAGGCATTGTGGCCGAGTACAACCCGTTTCATTTCGGGCACGCCCGGCAAATCGAACAGTTAAAGCGTCAAACCGTCGTCAACGCGACGATCGCGGTGATGTCAGGCTATTTTACCCAGCGAGGACTCCCGGCGGTGGCCGCCCCTCACAAGCGCGCCGAAGCGGCAGTCCGCTGCGGGATAGACCTTGTTATTGAGCTTCCGCTGCCGTTTTGCTCGTTCAACGCGGGCGTCTTCGCCGCCGGGGCGGTGAAACTGCTTCAGGCGACTGGCGTGGTGACGGCGCTCAGCTTTGGCATGGAAACTCCCGGCGAGCCGCTGAGGGAAACGGCTTCTATTTTAGTTCACGAAAGTGCCGCTTTCAAGGCGGCTCTTCGGCAAAACTTGGACAGCGGCGCTTCTTACGCCGTGTCCCGAGCCCAAGCGGCGCAAGCCGAGCTCGGCCGCCCCAGCCCGCTTTTTTCCTCTCCCAACAACCTTCTCGCCTTGTCGTACGTCGAGGCGGCGCTGCGTCAGGGCTGGAATCCAGATCTGTTCCCAATTCAGCGGGAAGGCGCCGGGTATTCGGACAGCCGGCCGTGCGGCCGCCTTTCGAGCGCGGCGGCCGTGCGCGCGCTGCTCGCCGAGAACCGGACCGATGAGGCTCTGGTCTGCGTACCCGCCCCGTCGGCCGAAATTTTAAAATGTTGTCTCAGGGGCGGAAGGGCTGTGACGGACACGAAGCGTTATTGGACGGCGCTGAAAGTCCTCCTCCACCGGGAGACGAGCGAGTCGCTGCAAAGCTACGCCGAGTTCGGCGAGGGAATAGAAAACGCCCTGCTGGACGCCTACGAGGACGCCCCGACCGTCGAAGAGCTGGTGGAGCGGCTATCCACCCGCCGATACCCGAGGACGCGGCTTTTCCGTCAGCTGCTGTACGTCTTTTTAGGGCTGAAGCAGCCGGAAAACAAAGCGTTCCAGTCCGCCGGGCCGCAGTGGATTCGGCCGTTGGCCGCTTCCCCAAACGGAAGGCGTCTTTTGGCTCAAATGAGAGACGCGGCGCACCTGCCGGTCGTTTCCCGGCTGGGCGACGTTCCTCACAGCGACATTGCCCAGAGCATGGCGCTTCTTGGCCTCAGGGGCGCGAAACTTTGGGAAGAGCTGACCGACGCCCCGCGCAGCAGGGACGTGCTGAAAGAGCACTTTATTCTTGCCGATCCGTGCCCCTGA
- a CDS encoding P-loop NTPase — protein sequence MSGCSGSCSSCSHAGCAGFVKDRRGVKRIIAVGSGKGGVGKSTVTALCAVALRRQGLSVGVLDADLTGPSIPNLLGVTARPLVDENEKIIPSVSSTGIGVMSASLVLEDNRQPVVWRGPMITGVIKQFWQDVVWQGLDCLLIDLPPGTADAPITVLQMIPVDGLLAVTTPQSLAATIVQKQIALAQMLQVPLLGLVENMSYTVCPHCGEVWEPLGSSHREAIEKNYGVKTVARVPMDPKLTALSDAGRLEEYQNGDLEAQLREAFGL from the coding sequence ATGTCAGGTTGTTCGGGTTCGTGCAGTTCTTGTTCCCATGCCGGGTGCGCCGGGTTCGTCAAGGACCGGCGGGGCGTCAAACGGATCATTGCCGTGGGGAGCGGCAAAGGCGGCGTCGGCAAGAGCACTGTAACGGCGCTCTGTGCGGTAGCCCTGCGCCGTCAGGGCCTTTCGGTCGGCGTTCTTGACGCCGACTTGACCGGCCCGTCGATTCCCAATCTGCTGGGCGTCACGGCTCGCCCGCTGGTGGACGAAAACGAAAAAATTATCCCGTCGGTCAGCTCAACCGGCATCGGCGTGATGTCAGCCAGTTTAGTTCTGGAAGACAACCGGCAGCCGGTGGTATGGCGCGGGCCGATGATTACCGGCGTCATAAAACAGTTCTGGCAGGACGTGGTATGGCAGGGACTGGACTGCCTGCTGATCGACCTGCCGCCCGGAACGGCCGACGCGCCGATCACGGTTCTCCAAATGATTCCGGTTGACGGCCTGCTGGCCGTCACGACCCCGCAGAGCTTGGCGGCGACTATCGTTCAAAAGCAGATCGCCTTGGCCCAGATGCTGCAAGTGCCGCTTCTCGGGCTGGTGGAGAACATGAGCTACACGGTCTGTCCGCACTGCGGCGAGGTCTGGGAGCCGCTGGGGAGCAGCCACAGGGAGGCTATTGAAAAGAACTACGGCGTCAAGACGGTTGCCCGCGTCCCGATGGACCCGAAACTGACCGCGTTAAGCGACGCCGGCCGGCTGGAAGAGTACCAGAACGGCGACCTTGAAGCTCAGCTGCGGGAGGCGTTTGGCCTGTGA
- the rd gene encoding rubredoxin: protein MKKYVCTVCGFVYDPEVGDPDSGIAPGTAFEDIPDDWVCPECGVGKDMFEEQ, encoded by the coding sequence GTGAAGAAGTACGTTTGCACCGTATGCGGCTTTGTGTACGACCCGGAAGTGGGGGATCCGGACAGCGGGATTGCTCCCGGCACGGCGTTTGAGGATATTCCGGACGATTGGGTCTGCCCGGAGTGCGGCGTGGGCAAGGATATGTTTGAAGAGCAGTAG